Proteins encoded within one genomic window of Dyadobacter chenhuakuii:
- a CDS encoding gliding motility protein GldB-related protein, with product MFLSRFALFCFLISVSFISCNKDKRLESDTSEAVVNVQSENLDQALFACKSVKDVENFLDARPYLAKEYFASSQMDPRQLATHLFNISQNPDFQAFRSQLDSLIGDRKHNILDPLAEAFKQIKYHYPAFQAPKVQFLVTGFTGTDLYITDSLIIIGLDYFGGPNAMYRPDVFDYQLRRYQKEYIVPSIVFFESNRFNKIDPTDKTLLADMIGYGKGYAFVKQIMPAAADSLVIGYSADNLRRTDASQQQIWAYFIAGKLLYESAEMKKKKFIEERPFTTEIGQKVPGAIARWVGWRIVNRFRAENPSITLSELMGMENAAQILQESGYNGEPDEVE from the coding sequence ATGTTCCTATCGAGATTTGCTCTCTTTTGCTTCCTGATTTCTGTTTCTTTTATTTCCTGTAATAAAGATAAGCGCCTCGAATCCGACACGAGTGAGGCCGTTGTCAATGTTCAGTCCGAAAATCTGGATCAGGCACTTTTTGCCTGCAAATCGGTTAAAGATGTGGAAAATTTTCTCGACGCGCGTCCATATCTGGCAAAGGAATATTTTGCGAGTTCACAAATGGATCCCCGACAGCTGGCAACGCATTTATTCAATATTTCACAAAACCCTGATTTTCAAGCATTTCGCAGCCAGCTCGATAGCCTCATAGGCGACCGTAAACACAACATTCTTGACCCGCTGGCGGAAGCATTTAAGCAAATAAAATATCATTATCCTGCCTTCCAAGCACCCAAAGTGCAGTTTTTGGTAACAGGCTTCACAGGAACAGACCTATATATAACCGATTCCCTGATTATTATCGGGTTGGATTATTTCGGCGGGCCAAACGCCATGTATCGTCCGGATGTATTTGATTATCAGCTGCGCAGATACCAGAAAGAATACATTGTTCCTTCTATCGTCTTTTTCGAATCCAACCGTTTCAACAAAATTGATCCTACCGACAAGACATTGCTCGCGGATATGATCGGTTATGGCAAGGGTTATGCATTTGTAAAACAGATCATGCCGGCTGCCGCGGATAGCCTGGTCATCGGATATTCGGCCGACAATTTGCGCAGAACGGATGCGAGCCAGCAGCAGATATGGGCTTATTTTATTGCTGGAAAATTGCTGTATGAGTCTGCGGAGATGAAAAAAAAGAAGTTCATTGAAGAACGTCCATTCACAACCGAAATCGGGCAAAAGGTGCCGGGCGCCATTGCGCGTTGGGTGGGCTGGCGGATCGTAAACCGTTTCCGGGCCGAAAATCCGAGCATAACCCTTTCCGAATTGATGGGAATGGAAAACGCTGCACAGATTTTGCAGGAATCGGGATATAACGGCGAACCAGACGAAGTAGAGTAA
- a CDS encoding complex I subunit 1/NuoH family protein: MPFTLIIFLLLVPGFVVIGVYLERKVSAFIQDRMGPMEVGKWGLLQLFADLLKLLQKEDIVPKAADRRLFLLAPFVIFVSVFAGFAVVPLAPDLAGSGASVGVFFLLTIVSVDVIGLLMAGWGSNNKFALFGAMRAVAQIISYEIPLGLSILCVVMLSQTLDLQIISFQQGIYSNEPVYLFGIKDLGIDVTNVGGFLSWNIVRNPFLLLAYIVFFIASLAECNRAPFDLPEGESELVAGFHTEYSGMRWALFMLSEYGMMLLVCLLGAILFLGSWNTPFPNIGPLKLADWTSGEPGTWFGYITGIFWLLGKAIFGILIQMWARWTLPRLRVDQLMYLGWKVLTPVGLVLFFISGVWRLIGI, from the coding sequence ATACCGTTTACACTCATCATTTTTCTTCTTCTTGTGCCTGGTTTTGTGGTTATCGGCGTCTATCTGGAGCGCAAGGTTTCTGCATTTATTCAGGATAGGATGGGTCCGATGGAGGTAGGTAAATGGGGCTTGCTTCAACTTTTCGCCGATTTGCTCAAACTCCTTCAAAAGGAGGATATCGTTCCAAAAGCCGCGGACAGGCGTCTTTTTCTTCTCGCCCCATTTGTCATTTTTGTTTCCGTTTTTGCTGGTTTTGCAGTCGTTCCGCTGGCGCCTGACCTGGCCGGCTCAGGGGCATCGGTCGGCGTGTTTTTCTTGCTGACCATTGTTTCCGTGGACGTTATAGGGCTTTTAATGGCCGGATGGGGTTCTAATAACAAGTTTGCGCTGTTCGGTGCCATGCGTGCTGTGGCGCAGATCATTTCCTATGAAATCCCACTGGGATTATCCATTTTGTGCGTGGTAATGCTTTCGCAGACTTTGGATTTACAGATTATCAGTTTTCAGCAAGGCATTTATTCCAATGAGCCTGTTTATTTATTTGGCATAAAAGACCTGGGCATTGATGTGACGAATGTAGGTGGCTTTTTGTCCTGGAACATTGTCCGGAACCCCTTTTTACTATTGGCATACATTGTCTTCTTTATAGCCTCATTGGCAGAATGTAACCGCGCACCTTTTGACTTGCCGGAAGGTGAATCGGAGCTGGTTGCCGGATTTCACACCGAATACTCAGGCATGCGCTGGGCACTTTTCATGCTTTCGGAGTATGGAATGATGCTGCTGGTTTGCCTGTTAGGCGCTATTTTGTTCTTGGGAAGCTGGAATACGCCTTTCCCCAACATTGGCCCGTTGAAGCTGGCCGACTGGACCAGTGGAGAACCCGGAACCTGGTTTGGTTACATTACGGGTATATTCTGGCTGCTGGGGAAAGCGATTTTCGGAATTTTAATTCAAATGTGGGCACGCTGGACGCTTCCGCGACTGCGTGTAGATCAGCTTATGTATCTGGGATGGAAAGTCTTAACGCCGGTTGGACTCGTGCTTTTCTTCATTTCCGGCGTCTGGCGGCTGATCGGGATCTGA
- a CDS encoding NAD-dependent dehydratase, translating to MNAFVQKGISAHLIPMNPDFISKEGLDTFFDVDTLLISLPPRLTKNEPGFYVKQIEAVIQEINQSRIRDIIFISSTGIYPELNRIVVENDVKTPEESESPEMVAAENLLTALRPDRNVTILRLGGLLGYNRIPGKYVQGKKDMTTGSIPVNYIHRDDAVGIITTILESGIVNETFNIVSPIHTTRREVYETSCAQFDWEAPTFIEPIEKPDFKVISGEKLNQHYKYDFKFPDPLQFYYSLEDVGA from the coding sequence ATGAACGCATTCGTGCAAAAAGGAATCTCGGCCCATTTGATTCCGATGAATCCTGACTTCATATCCAAAGAGGGTCTGGATACATTTTTCGACGTTGATACGCTTCTGATCTCGTTACCGCCGCGCCTGACGAAGAATGAACCAGGATTTTATGTAAAACAGATCGAAGCAGTCATTCAGGAGATTAATCAGTCGAGAATCCGCGACATTATTTTCATTAGCTCAACGGGCATTTATCCCGAGCTGAACCGGATTGTAGTTGAAAATGATGTAAAAACACCTGAGGAATCGGAATCTCCGGAAATGGTTGCGGCGGAAAATCTGTTAACTGCCTTACGTCCCGACCGTAATGTTACCATTCTCAGGCTAGGCGGCTTACTAGGCTATAACCGCATTCCAGGGAAATATGTGCAGGGTAAAAAAGATATGACAACCGGCTCAATTCCTGTCAATTACATACATAGGGATGATGCTGTGGGAATTATAACGACCATTCTTGAATCCGGCATCGTGAATGAAACATTCAACATTGTATCGCCGATCCACACAACGCGCCGTGAAGTTTATGAAACGTCCTGCGCACAATTCGACTGGGAAGCACCCACATTTATCGAGCCAATCGAAAAGCCCGATTTCAAGGTTATATCAGGTGAAAAATTGAATCAGCATTATAAATACGACTTCAAATTTCCCGATCCGTTACAGTTTTATTATAGTCTGGAAGATGTTGGCGCATAA
- a CDS encoding DUF3299 domain-containing protein has translation MKSVRIIILLFCFTSLFAFTPAVNPVKVTWETLRDVTFKKKWYAEESIYMLHPTFGPSVQKLKNQQVTITGYILPVDLDANLYVLSAFPFSACFFCGGAGPETVMTLNFKKKDGRKFKTDERLTFVGTLKLNADDIYQMNYILDGAEITE, from the coding sequence ATGAAATCTGTAAGAATCATCATATTACTTTTTTGCTTTACCTCTTTATTCGCATTTACGCCGGCTGTTAACCCGGTTAAGGTGACGTGGGAAACGTTGCGTGATGTGACTTTCAAAAAGAAGTGGTACGCCGAAGAATCCATTTATATGCTTCATCCTACGTTCGGGCCGAGTGTTCAGAAGTTGAAAAATCAGCAGGTTACCATTACGGGATACATCCTGCCTGTGGATCTGGATGCTAATTTATATGTGCTTTCCGCATTTCCTTTCAGTGCTTGCTTCTTCTGCGGAGGCGCGGGCCCTGAGACGGTTATGACTTTGAATTTCAAGAAAAAAGATGGCCGCAAGTTCAAAACGGATGAACGTCTGACCTTCGTAGGAACATTAAAGCTGAATGCAGACGATATTTATCAGATGAATTACATCCTGGACGGCGCTGAAATCACTGAGTAA
- a CDS encoding peroxiredoxin family protein — translation MKGIVKQSIFIFSLAFLSLQSQAQQLAPKDFSVNGKVKNGAKGEKVKLLRTTAGGSSIKLDSTQLAADGTFAIKGVENDRGSFFSLNIADRQKVILLVEGGETFNVVADGTARDEKGNGGNADISGSKNMEYYGQIDKLMRSFAAKVTGWNEEYAKAEEKKDAKKIQEVQQAFAGADKERLDVIKKLLPEMGTSLVALFTANNFLSPDNDLEMLKKLADDYEKVTPTPTLAKGFIGQIKRIAGVSVGQQAPDFTLNSPDGKPVALSSLRGKFVLIDFWASWCGPCRMENPNVVRMYDKFKDKGFDIYGVSLDDNEKAWKTAIERDKLKWLHGSELKKWNSGVAQTYGVNAIPATFLIDRDGKIIAKNLRGPALESKLTELLGAQ, via the coding sequence ATGAAAGGAATAGTCAAGCAAAGTATTTTCATATTTAGTCTAGCTTTTTTGAGCCTTCAATCTCAGGCACAGCAACTTGCACCCAAGGATTTCTCGGTTAACGGTAAAGTGAAGAATGGTGCGAAAGGAGAGAAAGTAAAATTGCTGCGAACCACTGCGGGCGGATCATCAATCAAGCTGGATTCTACACAGCTTGCGGCCGACGGGACATTTGCTATTAAAGGAGTTGAGAATGATCGCGGAAGTTTCTTTTCATTGAACATTGCGGATCGTCAGAAGGTGATTTTGCTGGTGGAAGGTGGTGAGACATTCAATGTTGTTGCCGACGGAACTGCAAGGGACGAAAAGGGAAATGGTGGCAACGCAGATATTTCCGGATCCAAAAACATGGAATATTATGGTCAGATAGACAAGCTTATGCGGTCTTTCGCGGCCAAAGTGACGGGCTGGAACGAAGAATATGCGAAGGCTGAGGAGAAAAAAGACGCTAAGAAAATCCAGGAAGTGCAACAGGCATTTGCTGGCGCGGACAAAGAAAGGCTGGATGTAATTAAGAAATTGCTTCCTGAAATGGGCACATCATTAGTCGCCCTTTTTACGGCGAACAATTTTTTAAGTCCGGATAATGATCTTGAAATGCTTAAAAAGCTGGCCGACGACTACGAAAAAGTAACGCCGACACCGACATTAGCGAAAGGTTTTATTGGTCAGATAAAAAGAATTGCGGGCGTTTCAGTCGGACAGCAAGCGCCTGATTTTACATTGAATAGCCCTGACGGAAAGCCGGTTGCATTGTCCTCACTGCGCGGAAAGTTTGTCTTAATCGACTTCTGGGCATCCTGGTGCGGACCTTGCCGGATGGAAAATCCGAATGTTGTGCGCATGTATGACAAGTTCAAGGACAAAGGATTCGACATTTACGGCGTTTCACTGGATGATAACGAAAAAGCCTGGAAAACGGCCATTGAGCGCGATAAGCTGAAATGGCTGCATGGATCGGAATTAAAAAAATGGAATTCCGGCGTTGCGCAAACTTATGGCGTGAATGCCATTCCAGCCACATTCCTGATTGATAGAGACGGGAAAATCATTGCCAAGAACTTACGCGGGCCAGCATTGGAAAGCAAGCTTACTGAATTGCTGGGCGCTCAATAA